The Algihabitans albus genome includes a window with the following:
- a CDS encoding F0F1 ATP synthase subunit delta, producing MAGTDETVGGLAGRYALALYELADQNKQLDAVASDLTSLQSLIAESGDLRSLIRSPVYGRDQQAEAIAAILERAGASDLVRRFVGVVAENGRLFALPRMIQGFIAELRRRRGEVTAKVISARALSETQRNALAETLQKKIGGKVEIDTQIDPSLLGGLIVQVGSRMVDGSLKSKLERLKFAMKGVG from the coding sequence TTGGCAGGCACAGATGAAACCGTAGGCGGCTTGGCTGGGCGCTATGCCCTTGCGCTCTACGAACTGGCCGATCAGAACAAGCAACTCGACGCGGTTGCCAGCGACCTGACCAGCCTGCAGTCGTTGATCGCCGAGAGCGGCGATCTGCGGAGCCTGATCCGCAGCCCGGTCTACGGGCGCGATCAGCAAGCCGAGGCGATTGCCGCAATCTTGGAACGAGCTGGCGCCAGCGATCTGGTTCGCCGTTTCGTCGGTGTGGTTGCCGAGAACGGCCGCCTGTTTGCGCTGCCGCGCATGATCCAGGGTTTTATCGCCGAGTTGCGTCGCCGCCGCGGCGAAGTGACGGCGAAGGTTATCTCCGCGCGCGCGCTCTCCGAGACGCAGCGCAACGCGCTCGCCGAGACGCTGCAGAAGAAGATCGGCGGCAAGGTAGAAATCGACACACAGATAGACCCCTCGCTGCTCGGCGGCCTGATCGTTCAGGTCGGCAGCCGCATGGTGGACGGGTCCCTGAAGAGTAAGCTCGAACGACTTAAGTTCGCGATGAAAGGGGTTGGCTGA